One window of Neptuniibacter halophilus genomic DNA carries:
- a CDS encoding DUF6489 family protein — MKFKIDIDMSPEELRKVLGLPDVQKFQQDMMDKITEQMEAGVDGYDPLTLFKPYLTSGLGSMEALQKLMMGIMTSGLGGSGSDNKKD, encoded by the coding sequence GTGAAGTTCAAAATCGATATTGATATGTCCCCGGAAGAACTGCGAAAGGTGCTGGGTTTGCCAGATGTGCAGAAATTTCAGCAGGATATGATGGACAAGATTACTGAACAGATGGAAGCCGGAGTGGATGGCTATGACCCTCTGACTCTCTTCAAGCCCTACCTGACCAGCGGTTTAGGTTCTATGGAAGCGCTGCAAAAATTGATGATGGGGATCATGACCTCAGGTCTGGGCGGTTCCGGTTCTGATAATAAAAAAGACTGA
- a CDS encoding amino acid ABC transporter permease, which translates to MTEQTPVKSSPSFFNNPRNRSIIYQILLFVGLAYFFYGIVSNTMANLEARGIQSGYGFLSTTAGFDILMSLIDYDATHTYGKTFVVGLLNTLLVSAIGIVLSTLVGFIMGVAHFSHNLLIRKLATAYVETFRNIPLLLQVFFWYFAVLAALPSARQSLSIGEAIFLNVRGLYFPGLIGEPGSGLVYGAIAAAIAAIFFLKRWAKKRQDDTGQQFPVFLTSLGLLFGLPLLALIVAGFPFVWDFPALKGFNFRGGITVIPELMALTIALTVYTGAFIAEAVRAGIQAVPHGQTEAARSLGLKESKIMKLIIVPQAMRVIVPLLNSEYQSLVKNSTLATAIGYPDLFTVFVGTTLNQTGQAIEIVFMTMAVYFVINMTISFLMNRFNESVSLTER; encoded by the coding sequence ATGACTGAACAGACACCGGTGAAATCGTCACCTTCGTTCTTCAACAATCCGCGTAACCGCTCGATTATCTATCAGATACTGCTGTTTGTGGGTCTGGCCTATTTTTTCTACGGTATTGTCAGCAATACCATGGCCAACCTGGAAGCCCGCGGTATACAGAGTGGTTATGGTTTCCTCTCCACCACCGCCGGGTTTGATATTCTGATGTCGCTGATCGACTACGATGCGACTCACACCTACGGCAAAACCTTTGTCGTTGGCCTGCTTAATACCCTGCTGGTCTCGGCCATCGGTATTGTGCTGTCGACTCTTGTGGGCTTTATCATGGGCGTTGCCCATTTCTCCCACAACCTGCTGATCCGCAAACTGGCTACGGCCTATGTAGAAACCTTTCGAAATATTCCTCTGCTGCTGCAGGTTTTCTTCTGGTACTTTGCGGTACTGGCTGCGCTCCCCAGCGCCCGCCAGAGCCTGAGCATAGGTGAAGCGATATTTCTCAACGTTCGCGGACTCTATTTCCCCGGACTGATAGGTGAGCCGGGTTCGGGTCTCGTGTATGGCGCTATCGCGGCTGCCATCGCTGCCATATTTTTCCTCAAACGCTGGGCCAAGAAGCGCCAGGACGACACCGGGCAGCAGTTTCCGGTTTTCCTGACCAGCCTCGGCCTGTTGTTTGGCTTGCCGCTACTGGCACTGATAGTTGCAGGGTTCCCTTTTGTCTGGGACTTCCCGGCACTGAAAGGCTTCAACTTCCGTGGTGGTATCACGGTCATTCCTGAACTGATGGCGCTGACAATCGCGCTGACGGTGTATACCGGTGCCTTTATCGCCGAGGCGGTACGTGCCGGCATTCAGGCAGTTCCCCATGGCCAGACCGAAGCCGCACGCAGCCTCGGCCTGAAAGAGAGCAAGATCATGAAACTGATCATTGTTCCTCAGGCGATGCGGGTGATCGTGCCTCTGCTTAACAGTGAATACCAGAGTCTGGTTAAAAACTCGACGCTGGCAACAGCCATCGGTTACCCCGATCTTTTTACCGTATTTGTCGGTACCACCCTGAACCAGACCGGTCAGGCGATTGAGATCGTGTTTATGACCATGGCGGTTTACTTTGTTATCAACATGACGATTTCGTTCCTGATGAACCGCTTCAACGAAAGCGTTTCTCTGACCGAACGCTAA
- a CDS encoding GntR family transcriptional regulator: MDKKSPIEITLTERDDAVTITQWVYQTLRNAVMNGQILPGRALTIRELAGILDVSPMPVREALRQLAAENALEIQGNRRVMVPQMTAMKFNELCEARIAIEPHAAARALPYIDSKRLQELRDLDYLIDQAQAEENLEQVNILNQNFHRALYTANPHQVTLPLIESLWLQLGPFMRLASSKLEEHYLVDRHNEAMSAIEKRDAFALQLAISADIREGIAFAGTPELLHNFIQQATGSSR, encoded by the coding sequence ATGGACAAGAAATCTCCCATAGAAATTACCTTAACTGAGCGTGATGACGCTGTAACTATCACCCAGTGGGTATATCAGACCCTGCGCAACGCGGTGATGAACGGCCAGATACTCCCTGGCCGGGCACTGACGATCCGCGAACTGGCCGGCATTCTTGATGTGAGCCCGATGCCGGTACGCGAAGCCCTGCGCCAACTGGCCGCCGAAAATGCACTGGAAATTCAGGGCAATCGCCGGGTCATGGTGCCGCAGATGACCGCCATGAAGTTCAATGAACTCTGCGAAGCGCGCATTGCGATCGAACCCCATGCAGCGGCCCGGGCACTCCCCTATATAGACAGCAAACGCCTCCAGGAGCTGCGTGATCTGGACTATCTGATTGATCAGGCCCAGGCCGAAGAGAACCTCGAACAGGTGAATATACTGAACCAGAATTTCCACCGTGCCCTGTACACCGCCAACCCGCATCAGGTCACACTCCCCCTGATAGAAAGCCTCTGGTTACAACTGGGCCCCTTTATGCGCCTGGCCTCCAGTAAGCTCGAAGAACACTATCTGGTAGACCGTCATAATGAAGCGATGAGCGCCATTGAAAAGCGTGATGCGTTCGCTCTGCAACTCGCGATCAGTGCGGATATTCGTGAAGGTATCGCCTTTGCAGGCACCCCTGAACTGCTGCATAACTTCATCCAGCAGGCGACCGGCAGCAGCCGCTGA
- a CDS encoding aspartate aminotransferase family protein, which translates to MLDDKNTSAVSTAEIQALDAEHHLHPFTNTGALNKKGARVITRGEGVYLWDSEGNKILDGMAGLWCVNMGYGRKELVEAATQQMNELAYYNTFFQTTHTPAAELAKEIASVTPGDLNHIFFANSGSEAIDTIIRLVRQYWAIKGKPYRNILISRENAYHGSTVGGTSLGGMTGMHKQGAPLVPNIERIRQPYWYGEAGDMSEEEFGIACAKALEEKILEVGPDNVAAFVGEPIQGAGGVIVPPANYWAEIQKICKKYDILLAADEVICGFGRTGSWFGSETLGITPDIISMAKGLSSGYLPIAAVAVGGRIANALIEHDDDFNHGFTYSGHPVSAAVAIANIRLMKEEKIVEYVADDIGPYFQQKLREALADHPLVGHIEGVGLVAGIALVKDKETKELFGDDIDIGLICRDHCFSNGLIMRAVGSRMVLSPPLVISRDEVDELCEKARHCFDLTLESVS; encoded by the coding sequence ATGCTAGACGATAAAAACACCTCCGCTGTCAGCACTGCCGAAATTCAGGCGCTCGATGCTGAACATCATCTGCACCCGTTTACCAATACCGGCGCGCTGAATAAAAAAGGTGCCCGTGTTATTACACGCGGCGAAGGCGTCTATCTGTGGGACAGTGAAGGCAATAAAATCCTCGACGGTATGGCTGGTCTGTGGTGCGTTAACATGGGCTACGGTCGAAAAGAACTGGTTGAAGCAGCAACTCAGCAGATGAATGAGCTGGCTTACTACAACACGTTCTTCCAGACTACACATACACCTGCAGCAGAACTGGCGAAAGAGATTGCCAGTGTGACGCCGGGTGACCTGAACCACATCTTCTTTGCTAACTCCGGTTCAGAGGCGATCGACACCATTATTCGTCTGGTTCGCCAGTACTGGGCCATTAAAGGCAAGCCTTACCGCAACATCCTGATCAGCCGTGAAAACGCTTACCACGGCAGTACTGTAGGTGGCACCAGCCTGGGCGGCATGACCGGTATGCACAAACAGGGCGCACCGCTGGTACCAAATATCGAACGTATCCGTCAGCCATACTGGTACGGCGAAGCCGGCGACATGAGCGAAGAAGAGTTCGGTATTGCCTGCGCTAAAGCACTGGAAGAGAAGATTCTGGAAGTCGGCCCCGATAACGTGGCAGCCTTCGTTGGCGAGCCGATTCAGGGTGCTGGCGGTGTTATCGTTCCGCCTGCTAACTACTGGGCGGAAATCCAGAAGATCTGTAAAAAATATGACATTCTGCTGGCAGCCGACGAAGTGATCTGTGGCTTCGGCCGTACCGGTAGCTGGTTTGGCAGCGAAACGCTGGGCATCACGCCGGACATTATCTCCATGGCGAAGGGCCTGTCTTCCGGCTACCTGCCAATCGCTGCTGTCGCCGTTGGCGGACGTATCGCCAACGCACTGATCGAGCATGATGATGATTTCAACCACGGCTTTACGTACTCCGGTCACCCGGTGTCCGCAGCGGTTGCAATTGCCAACATCCGCCTGATGAAGGAAGAAAAGATCGTTGAGTATGTGGCTGACGACATCGGCCCTTACTTCCAGCAGAAACTGCGCGAAGCGCTGGCCGACCACCCACTGGTTGGACACATTGAAGGCGTCGGTCTGGTCGCAGGTATCGCTCTGGTTAAAGACAAAGAAACCAAAGAGCTGTTTGGCGATGATATCGATATCGGCCTGATCTGCCGTGACCACTGCTTCAGCAACGGCCTGATCATGCGTGCAGTTGGCAGCCGTATGGTGCTGTCACCACCACTGGTGATCAGCCGCGATGAAGTTGACGAGCTGTGCGAAAAAGCACGTCACTGTTTTGATCTCACTCTGGAGTCCGTTTCTTAA
- a CDS encoding amino acid ABC transporter ATP-binding protein — protein sequence MSTEQENRIENNEDIIVIKDLNKWYGEFHVLKDINLQVKKGERIVICGPSGSGKSTMTRCINRLEEFQRGSLTVNGVEMIEDVKNIEAIRREVGMVFQHFNLFPHLTILENLTLGPIWVQKKPKKEAEATAMKYLERVKIPDQANKFPGQLSGGQQQRVAIARSLCMNPEIMLFDEPTSALDPEMIKEVLDVMIELAEEGMTMLCVTHEMGFAKKVADRVIFMDAGEIVEQNTPDEIFNNPQTDRLQLFLSQILDH from the coding sequence GTGAGTACAGAACAAGAAAATCGCATCGAAAATAATGAAGACATTATCGTCATCAAGGATCTCAACAAATGGTATGGCGAGTTCCACGTACTGAAAGATATCAACCTGCAGGTTAAAAAAGGTGAGCGGATCGTTATCTGCGGCCCATCCGGTTCAGGTAAATCAACCATGACCCGCTGCATCAACCGTCTCGAAGAGTTCCAGCGCGGCTCACTGACGGTGAACGGCGTGGAGATGATTGAAGATGTGAAGAATATCGAAGCGATCCGCCGCGAGGTGGGTATGGTATTCCAGCACTTCAACCTGTTTCCGCACCTGACCATTCTGGAAAACCTGACCCTCGGCCCGATCTGGGTACAGAAAAAGCCGAAGAAGGAAGCGGAAGCCACCGCAATGAAATATCTGGAGCGGGTTAAAATTCCGGATCAGGCGAATAAGTTCCCGGGGCAGCTCTCCGGTGGTCAGCAGCAGCGTGTGGCGATCGCCCGCTCGCTGTGTATGAACCCCGAAATCATGCTGTTCGACGAGCCGACCTCAGCACTCGACCCGGAGATGATCAAAGAAGTACTCGATGTCATGATCGAGCTGGCGGAAGAAGGGATGACCATGCTTTGTGTAACCCACGAGATGGGTTTTGCGAAGAAGGTCGCAGACCGGGTTATCTTTATGGATGCCGGTGAGATTGTCGAACAGAACACGCCGGATGAGATCTTCAATAATCCGCAGACCGACCGTCTGCAGTTGTTCCTGAGCCAGATTCTGGATCACTGA
- a CDS encoding helix-turn-helix domain-containing protein, whose product MIQRHHQERNSADCYKHLASLIDHTRLRSFPKALEDYLSTLCHFDTILMVTFKKSLRPIILHPSDPAEQSPTLRNYLSKAYVLDPLFNSIQAGNTPQVSRLVEIAPDSFETSEYYQNCYKNFDLVDEINLIIELNQGVNCSISLGRKTNLGTITRAELHRLQEAYPVINALVRQFWLSQSQEYVKYEKSDSAMKQALNTFGSGVLTRREQEISGLILQGHSSKAIASMLNISLGTVKVHRKNIHTRLNTSTQSEIFTLFLAHLNELEAAAASA is encoded by the coding sequence ATGATTCAACGACACCACCAGGAACGCAATTCAGCCGATTGTTACAAACACCTGGCGTCTTTGATTGACCATACTCGCCTGCGCAGCTTTCCGAAGGCACTGGAAGACTACCTCTCGACCCTCTGCCATTTCGACACCATCCTGATGGTGACTTTCAAAAAATCCCTCAGGCCGATCATTCTTCACCCCAGCGATCCGGCTGAGCAAAGCCCGACACTGCGTAACTACCTGAGCAAAGCTTATGTACTCGACCCGCTGTTTAACAGTATTCAGGCGGGCAACACACCGCAGGTCAGCCGTCTGGTCGAAATAGCCCCCGACTCGTTTGAAACCTCGGAGTATTATCAGAACTGCTACAAAAACTTTGATCTGGTCGACGAGATCAACCTGATCATTGAACTTAATCAGGGCGTCAACTGCTCGATCTCTCTGGGTCGTAAAACTAATCTCGGCACCATTACCCGGGCTGAACTGCATCGCCTGCAGGAAGCCTACCCGGTGATCAACGCGCTGGTCCGTCAGTTCTGGCTGTCGCAGTCTCAGGAATACGTTAAGTACGAGAAATCCGACAGCGCCATGAAACAGGCCCTGAACACCTTTGGCAGCGGCGTGCTGACCCGGCGGGAGCAGGAAATTTCCGGCCTGATCCTGCAGGGACACTCCTCAAAGGCGATTGCCAGCATGCTGAATATCAGCCTGGGCACGGTCAAGGTCCATCGCAAAAACATTCATACCCGGCTTAACACCTCCACGCAGTCGGAGATCTTCACCCTGTTCCTCGCTCACCTCAACGAACTGGAAGCGGCTGCGGCATCCGCCTGA
- the speE gene encoding polyamine aminopropyltransferase, translating into MTNTYKETLHKGYGQAFDVEEVLFEQQTDSWHLIIFRNPVYGTVMALDGIIQTTERDEFVYHEMLTHVPILAHGNAKRVLIIGGGDGGILREVCRHQSVEHVTQVEIDQAVIDMCKEYLPKHSAGAFDDPRANIVIADGVEYVNQTDEKFDVIISDCTDPVGPGEVLFSSRFYEGCKGLLNEGGIFVAQNGVPFLQQDEVITTRRRLSPYFADQSFYVAAVPTYIGGVMTLAWGSDNPALRQLDLAELEKRYAASGIKTRYYNPQSHLGCFGLPQYLLDALEQA; encoded by the coding sequence ATGACAAATACTTACAAAGAAACCCTGCACAAGGGCTATGGTCAGGCTTTTGATGTTGAGGAAGTGTTGTTTGAGCAGCAGACCGATTCCTGGCATCTGATTATTTTCCGCAACCCGGTGTATGGCACGGTAATGGCGTTGGACGGCATTATCCAGACAACCGAACGTGACGAGTTTGTTTACCATGAAATGCTGACCCACGTACCGATTCTGGCCCACGGCAATGCTAAGCGTGTCCTGATTATCGGCGGCGGTGATGGCGGGATCCTGCGTGAAGTCTGCCGGCATCAGTCTGTTGAGCATGTCACTCAGGTTGAGATCGATCAGGCTGTGATCGATATGTGTAAAGAGTACCTGCCGAAGCATTCTGCGGGCGCTTTTGATGATCCGCGTGCAAACATCGTGATTGCTGACGGAGTCGAGTACGTTAATCAGACTGACGAGAAATTTGATGTCATTATCTCTGACTGCACCGATCCGGTGGGGCCGGGTGAGGTGCTGTTTTCCAGCCGTTTCTATGAAGGTTGTAAAGGCCTGCTGAACGAAGGCGGTATATTCGTTGCCCAGAACGGCGTACCGTTCCTGCAGCAGGATGAGGTGATTACGACCCGTCGTCGTCTGAGCCCTTACTTTGCTGACCAGAGCTTCTATGTGGCTGCGGTACCAACCTATATCGGCGGGGTCATGACACTGGCCTGGGGGTCTGATAATCCGGCCCTGCGTCAGCTTGATCTGGCTGAGCTGGAGAAGCGTTACGCGGCCAGCGGTATCAAGACCCGTTACTATAACCCGCAGAGTCATCTGGGCTGTTTCGGTCTGCCTCAGTACCTGCTGGATGCACTGGAACAGGCCTGA
- a CDS encoding MFS transporter: MTQQGNYLRLSGFYFFYFALLGALVPYWSLYLTSFGFTAQTIGSLMAMLHVSRIVAPNLWGWLADRSGRRVQIVRFGALMTCILFLAIFFQEGALGIGLVMLGFSFFWNAVLPQFEVITLNQLGQEKSRYSQIRLWGSIGFIITVSGIGALLDLISIRWLPWLMLGLMLLIWLNTLLIPEEDPVPVDPQQRGAGQGFSELLLRPQVLAFFIICFLVQFGHGAYYTFYSVLMVEVGFTRAEVGMLWAIGVVAEVIVFIFMHRLQQRWGLRRIMLISLLLCVIRWLLIGFLPQQLPLMLLAQTFHAATFGCLHAVGIALVHHYFTSRTQGQGQALFSSFGFGLGGASGAYVSGVLWGSFGAGVTFGVSALASSVAIVLALIWIYPEKVQQNN, encoded by the coding sequence ATGACGCAACAAGGCAACTACCTTCGCCTGTCGGGATTTTATTTTTTCTATTTTGCCCTGCTGGGTGCGCTGGTTCCTTACTGGAGCCTTTACCTGACCTCCTTCGGATTTACCGCCCAGACCATCGGCAGCCTGATGGCGATGCTACATGTGTCGCGAATTGTAGCGCCTAATCTCTGGGGCTGGCTTGCTGACCGCAGTGGCCGACGGGTACAGATTGTCCGCTTTGGCGCACTGATGACCTGTATTCTGTTTCTGGCTATTTTCTTTCAGGAAGGGGCCCTTGGCATCGGTCTGGTGATGCTGGGTTTCAGCTTTTTCTGGAACGCTGTGTTACCGCAGTTTGAAGTGATAACCCTGAATCAGCTCGGACAGGAAAAATCCCGTTACAGTCAGATTCGTCTCTGGGGATCGATCGGTTTTATTATTACCGTGTCCGGGATAGGCGCCTTGCTGGATCTGATCAGTATACGCTGGCTGCCCTGGCTGATGCTGGGGCTGATGTTGCTGATCTGGTTGAACACCCTGTTGATACCGGAGGAAGATCCGGTACCGGTTGATCCGCAACAGAGGGGGGCGGGGCAGGGGTTTTCAGAGTTATTGCTGCGGCCTCAGGTACTGGCTTTTTTCATCATCTGCTTCCTGGTTCAGTTTGGGCATGGCGCTTATTACACCTTCTACTCGGTTCTGATGGTTGAGGTGGGGTTCACCCGGGCGGAGGTGGGAATGCTCTGGGCGATCGGCGTGGTTGCCGAAGTGATCGTGTTTATCTTTATGCACCGGCTGCAACAGCGCTGGGGACTTCGCCGGATTATGCTGATCAGCCTGTTGCTCTGTGTGATCCGCTGGCTGCTGATCGGTTTTTTGCCTCAGCAGTTACCGCTGATGCTGCTGGCGCAGACCTTTCATGCCGCCACCTTTGGTTGCCTGCATGCGGTGGGTATCGCACTGGTTCATCACTATTTTACCTCGCGTACACAAGGGCAGGGCCAGGCGCTGTTTTCCAGTTTCGGATTTGGGCTCGGCGGTGCATCCGGGGCCTATGTCAGCGGTGTGCTGTGGGGCAGCTTCGGTGCCGGTGTTACTTTCGGCGTGTCGGCACTGGCCAGTTCTGTCGCGATTGTGTTGGCACTGATATGGATTTATCCGGAAAAAGTGCAGCAAAACAATTGA
- a CDS encoding glutathione S-transferase family protein, whose product MELIIGNKNYSSWSLRAWLCLAAFEVPFRETKLNLFTPEFYTRLEAHTPAAKVPVLIDNGVTVWDSLAICEYLNETCLQGRGWPEDPSERARARSVAAEMHSGYAALRNEMPMNCRAKRRVDLSEAALRDVAAIDQLWCDLLQRDSGAPWLFGEFSIADIFFAPVALRFETYAPELSAPAAAYMQRLLALPAMQQWVEDALQEEEWVEEDEAGQPL is encoded by the coding sequence ATGGAACTGATTATCGGCAATAAAAATTACTCATCCTGGTCACTGCGTGCCTGGTTGTGTCTGGCAGCGTTCGAGGTGCCTTTCAGGGAGACAAAACTGAATCTGTTTACGCCTGAGTTTTATACCCGGCTTGAGGCGCACACCCCGGCGGCGAAAGTACCGGTACTGATCGACAATGGAGTAACTGTGTGGGACTCACTGGCGATCTGTGAGTATCTGAATGAAACCTGTCTTCAGGGGCGGGGCTGGCCTGAAGACCCCTCTGAGCGTGCCAGAGCCCGCTCTGTGGCTGCGGAGATGCATTCAGGTTATGCGGCGCTGCGTAATGAGATGCCGATGAACTGCCGCGCAAAACGCCGGGTTGACCTCAGCGAAGCTGCACTACGGGATGTGGCTGCCATCGATCAGCTCTGGTGCGATCTGCTGCAGCGGGATAGCGGGGCACCCTGGTTATTCGGTGAATTCAGCATTGCAGATATATTCTTTGCGCCTGTGGCACTGCGGTTTGAAACCTATGCTCCGGAACTGTCAGCCCCCGCCGCAGCCTATATGCAGCGGCTGCTGGCCCTGCCGGCGATGCAGCAGTGGGTTGAGGATGCATTGCAGGAAGAGGAGTGGGTTGAAGAGGATGAAGCGGGTCAGCCGCTGTAA
- a CDS encoding amino acid ABC transporter permease, translating to MREFKPLPSQPAPQDTVGPIHWIKENFFSSIINSAATLIILALLVTVLPPLFDWLLFSANWSGTTQDACTKDGACWVFVIAWSKQFFYGSYPAEELWRINLCLIALIAVIASSQLLSKELRGKISIPAFLLLPFVSILILDGSWIGLEYVSTDYWGGFSLNVLLAAASIIIAFPLSFLWALGRRSDMPFIRSVSVILIEFFRGVPVLALFFMGSVMLPLFFPEGTNVDKLLRVWIVLTLFMAGYMAEVFRGGFQAVPKGQYEAADSLGLSYWQKTLLIILPQVIKISMPNILATFVMLFKNTTFLLIIGIFEVLSTTQTALTNSNWLGGHSTEGYLFVAIIFWICCYSMSRISASIERKLDTSHRN from the coding sequence ATGCGTGAGTTTAAACCTTTACCATCACAACCCGCACCTCAGGACACCGTCGGCCCGATTCACTGGATCAAAGAGAACTTCTTCTCTTCAATCATCAACAGTGCCGCCACACTGATTATTCTGGCGCTGCTGGTGACTGTTCTGCCGCCTCTGTTTGACTGGCTGCTGTTTTCCGCTAACTGGTCGGGCACCACTCAGGATGCCTGCACCAAAGATGGCGCCTGCTGGGTGTTTGTTATTGCCTGGTCAAAACAGTTCTTCTACGGCAGCTATCCCGCTGAAGAGCTCTGGCGCATCAACCTCTGCCTGATTGCACTGATCGCGGTCATCGCATCATCACAGCTTCTGTCGAAAGAGCTGCGCGGCAAGATCTCTATTCCGGCTTTCCTGCTGCTGCCTTTCGTTTCCATCCTGATTCTGGATGGAAGCTGGATCGGTCTGGAATATGTCTCTACTGACTACTGGGGCGGGTTCTCCCTGAACGTGCTGCTGGCGGCTGCCAGTATCATCATCGCCTTCCCGCTGAGCTTCCTCTGGGCGCTGGGGCGTCGTTCGGATATGCCATTTATCCGCAGTGTCAGCGTAATCCTGATCGAGTTTTTCCGTGGCGTTCCGGTACTGGCCCTGTTCTTTATGGGTTCGGTTATGCTGCCACTGTTCTTCCCGGAAGGGACTAACGTCGATAAGCTGCTTCGTGTCTGGATCGTGCTGACCCTGTTCATGGCGGGCTACATGGCCGAAGTGTTCCGTGGCGGATTCCAGGCAGTGCCTAAAGGCCAGTATGAAGCAGCCGACTCCCTCGGCCTGAGCTACTGGCAGAAAACCCTGCTGATTATCCTGCCGCAGGTTATTAAGATCTCTATGCCAAATATTCTGGCAACCTTTGTCATGCTGTTTAAGAACACGACGTTCTTGCTGATCATCGGTATCTTCGAGGTACTGAGTACAACCCAGACCGCCCTGACCAACTCTAACTGGCTGGGTGGACATTCGACCGAGGGCTACCTCTTTGTCGCCATCATCTTCTGGATCTGTTGTTACAGCATGTCACGTATCAGCGCCTCCATCGAACGCAAGCTTGATACCAGCCATAGGAATTAA
- a CDS encoding amino acid ABC transporter substrate-binding protein — MKRLTSVIATGLALGMAFGVQAATLEDVQARGSVSCGVSTGLAGFSQKDENGQWSGLDVDVCRAVAAAVFGDASKVQYKPLTAKERFTALQSGEIDILSRNTTWTHTRDTSLGLNFAGVNYYDGQGFMVSKNLGVTSALELDGAAVCIQAGTTTELNLADYFRANGITYKAVTFDTSDQTRAGFDSGRCDVLTSDQSQLYALRIGLQDPSGAMVLPEVISKEPLGPVVRQGDDAWFNIVKWSLAAMVEAEFLGIDSANADKAKSEGKPEQKRLMGVDTDSGEKMGISNDWAYNIVKQVGNYGESFERNVGSGSPLNIARGLNAQWNKGGIMYSNPVR, encoded by the coding sequence ATGAAAAGACTTACCTCAGTAATCGCTACAGGTTTGGCTCTTGGTATGGCATTCGGTGTCCAGGCTGCCACACTGGAAGACGTACAGGCGCGGGGCAGTGTTTCCTGTGGTGTGAGTACGGGTCTGGCGGGTTTTTCCCAGAAGGATGAAAATGGCCAGTGGAGCGGTCTCGATGTAGACGTATGCCGTGCAGTTGCAGCAGCCGTGTTTGGCGATGCCAGCAAAGTGCAGTACAAGCCGCTGACCGCGAAAGAGCGTTTTACCGCGCTGCAGTCCGGTGAAATCGATATTCTTTCGCGTAACACGACCTGGACTCATACCCGCGATACGTCTCTGGGTCTGAACTTTGCGGGCGTGAACTATTACGACGGTCAGGGTTTCATGGTTTCTAAAAACCTGGGCGTTACCAGCGCACTGGAACTGGACGGCGCTGCGGTCTGTATCCAGGCAGGTACCACCACCGAGCTGAACCTGGCAGATTATTTCCGTGCAAACGGTATTACCTACAAGGCAGTTACTTTCGATACGTCTGACCAGACCCGTGCCGGTTTCGACAGCGGTCGTTGTGACGTGTTGACCTCTGACCAGTCTCAGCTCTACGCGCTGCGCATTGGTCTGCAGGATCCTTCCGGCGCTATGGTACTGCCTGAAGTGATCTCCAAAGAGCCACTGGGCCCGGTTGTACGTCAGGGTGACGATGCCTGGTTCAACATTGTTAAGTGGTCGCTGGCAGCGATGGTTGAAGCTGAATTCCTTGGCATCGACAGCGCCAACGCTGACAAAGCTAAATCTGAAGGTAAGCCTGAACAGAAACGTCTGATGGGCGTGGATACTGATTCCGGCGAGAAAATGGGCATCAGCAATGACTGGGCCTACAACATCGTTAAGCAGGTGGGTAACTACGGTGAAAGCTTCGAGCGCAACGTTGGCTCCGGCTCTCCGCTGAACATTGCCCGTGGTCTGAACGCCCAGTGGAACAAGGGCGGGATTATGTACTCAAACCCAGTACGCTAA
- the phaR gene encoding polyhydroxyalkanoate synthesis repressor PhaR, which produces MRILRKYTNRRLYDTSRSCYVTLDDVKQLVLNGEAFKVEDSKTGNDLTRNILLQIISEQEAQGHGTLLTNQVLQQLIRFYGDSMQGMMSQYLEQSIASFLEHQDRIREQMQTMMGAANPLTMMNRIADRNMQMWGMFQAGEQDAPPTQNEEPEDKPK; this is translated from the coding sequence TTGCGTATTTTAAGAAAGTATACAAACCGCCGTTTGTACGACACCTCACGCAGTTGCTACGTCACACTGGATGACGTCAAACAACTGGTACTGAATGGTGAAGCCTTTAAGGTTGAAGATTCTAAAACGGGCAATGATCTGACCCGGAATATCCTGCTGCAGATTATCAGTGAGCAGGAAGCGCAAGGGCACGGTACCCTGCTGACTAATCAGGTGCTGCAACAGTTGATTCGTTTCTACGGAGACAGCATGCAGGGAATGATGAGCCAGTACCTTGAGCAGAGTATAGCGTCATTCCTGGAGCACCAGGACCGTATCCGTGAGCAGATGCAGACCATGATGGGCGCGGCGAATCCGCTGACCATGATGAACCGCATTGCCGACCGCAATATGCAGATGTGGGGCATGTTCCAGGCGGGTGAGCAGGACGCACCGCCGACCCAGAACGAAGAGCCGGAAGATAAACCTAAGTAA